A window from Cryptomeria japonica chromosome 1, Sugi_1.0, whole genome shotgun sequence encodes these proteins:
- the LOC131040554 gene encoding expansin-like B1 translates to MAYPSSGRLFALLIVLEALFSTGHSTSQFISSRAVYYGTPDGLGTSSGACGYGSSGRDVMAGNAAAASQLLYRNGAGCGACYKVRCKNQALCTANGVTVVVTDHGKGDRTDFIMSPHAFTTMAWPGKDKQLKALGVVDIDYKRVPCNYPGHNIVFRINQSSNYPYYLSLVLLYQGGQRDVEAVEISQERTSDWKAMRRSYGGVWDIVMSSPYSNLVIRFQLSGGEWIYARNPIPSHWKAGALYDAGVQLKY, encoded by the exons ATGGCTTATCCTAGTTCAGGCAGATTATTTGCCCTACTAATCGTGCTCGAAGCATTGTTCAGCACTGGTCACTCCACTTCTCAGTTCATAAGCTCACGGGCAGTTTATTATGGAACTCCGGATGGTTTAGGAACTTCCA GCGGCGCTTGTGGATATGGTAGCTCTGGGAGAGACGTCATGGCTGGAAATGCTGCTGCAGCAAGTCAGTTATTATACAGAAATGGGGCTGGATGTGGTGCTTGCTATAAG GTGAGATGCAAAAATCAGGCCCTCTGCACAGCCAATGGAGTAACAGTAGTGGTAACAGATCATGGAAAAGGCGATCGAACTGATTTCATTATGAGTCCTCATGCTTTCACAACTATGGCCTGGCCAGGGAAAGATAAGCAGCTTAAGGCTTTGGGTGTTGTTGACATTGACTACAAACG AGTACCTTGCAACTATCCAGGCCACAACATCGTGTTCAGGATTAACCAGAGCAGCAATTACCCCTATTATCTATCTTTGGTTTTGTTGTACCAAGGAGGCCAAAGAGATGTAGAGGCTGTTGAAATTTCACAG GAGAGAACGTCTGATTGGAAAGCGATGCGGAGGAGTTATGGAGGTGTGTGGGACATAGTAATGTCATCTCCCTATAGCAATCTCGTTATTCGATTCCAACTGTCAGGGGGAGAATGGATTTATGCTCGGAATCCCATACCCTCTCATTGGAAAGCTGGCGCTCTATATGATGCTGGCGTTCAGCTCAAATACTGA
- the LOC131040540 gene encoding expansin-like B1: MITEKLNRKNVYLCERRSFALLIVLEALFSIGYSTSIFISSRAAYYGTPDGLGTSSGACGYGSYGRDVMAGNAAAASQLLYRNGAGCGACYQVRCKNQALCTANGVTVVVTDHGEGDRTDFIMSPHAFTTMAWPGKDKQLKAFGVVDIDYKRVPCNYPGHNIVFKINQSSNYPYYLSLVLLYQGSQRDVEAVEISQERTSDWKAMRRSYRGVWDIVMSPPYTNLAIRFQLSGGEWIYARNPIPSHWKAGALYDAGVQLKY; this comes from the exons ATGATTACAGAGAAATTGAACCGTAAAAAC gTTTATCTCTGTGAGAGGCGATCATTTGCCCTGCTAATCGTGCTCGAAGCATTGTTCAGCATTGGTTACTCCACTTCTATATTCATAAGCTCACGGGCAGCTTATTATGGAACTCCAGATGGTTTAGGAACTTCCA GCGGCGCTTGTGGATATGGTAGCTATGGGAGAGACGTCATGGCTGGAAATGCTGCTGCAGCAAGTCAGTTATTATACAGAAATGGGGCTGGATGTGGTGCTTGCTATCAG GTGAGATGCAAAAATCAGGCCCTCTGCACAGCCAATGGAGTAACAGTAGTGGTAACAGATCATGGAGAAGGCGATCGAACTGATTTCATTATGAGTCCTCATGCTTTCACAACTATGGCCTGGCCAGGGAAAGATAAGCAGCTTAAGGCTTTCGGTGTTGTTGACATTGACTACAAACG AGTACCTTGCAACTATCCAGGCCATAACATCGTGTTCAAGATTAACCAGAGCAGCAATTACCCCTATTATCTATCTTTGGTTTTGTTGTACCAAGGAAGCCAAAGAGATGTAGAGGCTGTTGAAATCTCACAG GAAAGAACGTCTGATTGGAAAGCGATGCGGAGGAGTTATAGAGGTGTGTGGGACATAGTAATGTCACCTCCCTATACCAATCTCGCTATTCGATTCCAACTGTCAGGGGGAGAATGGATTTATGCTCGGAATCCTATACCCTCTCATTGGAAAGCTGGCGCTCTATATGATGCTGGCGTTCAGCTCAAATACTGA